AGTCCAGCCTCAAGGGGTAGGCCAGTTCATGACTCCGTTGCCCTTGGGGCCGGCCTCTCTGTCCAAGCAGACCTCGAACAATGACGAGAATGGCGATACTCGGATGTCAGGAATTTCGGATGTCACGCTTTCTGCGCCCATGTTTCCAGAGATTCCAGAGGCCAAGGCAGGGGTCCTTCGTATTTATGGAAAAACCTCCAAAGAGATCATACAGTATCTTACTACCCGTATCCACGAGGGTCCATTGCAGGACATCCGACTTGAAACCAACGGAAGGACGCGAGTGACCTTCCAGCATGCGTCTCAGGCGCTTGCTTTCCTGAAGTCTAACCAGGAGATGGAGCAAATGCTTGGCTACGGGCGTTTTGGATGCGGCTACCGCGTTGAATTGGCTGAGATTATTGATTGGAACGACGACCATCGTCGGATGAACCAGCCCATCCGAGAGCGTCGTCGTCTGTCCTTTGCGAGAAAGCGGCTCTTTGCCGACAATATGTCGCCAGAGAAGTGGAAGCAGGACATCTGTACTTTGGCTGGACCAGGGAATATTGATTTCCTCTGGGTCTTCAATTCTGGTAACGGTGAGTTAGTAGCACGAAAACAATGGGTCTCCAATAGACCAAGCCCCAGCTAATCGGGCGGTAGCAACGGCTGTCTTCACGAGCACAACTGTTGCTCGCAAGGTTTTGGAGGTGTTCAACCGATGGAAGGACGGCCGAAACGTCTACAGTGGGGTTTCCGTGACCTACTCGTCGGACCCATGCGAGAAAGAGTTAGTTTTGGTCAAAGACACCGCTCGCCCCAACATTGCCAAGAATTTCGTGAAAAGACCCATTCGATAGATGCAGGACTCCCGTTGAACGGATGGGCAGTGCTTCGAGCCCCTGTTTCATCTCAACTGCTTTAAATTGACATCACATCAAGTCAAACGCGCGAGAAAAATTCAAAGGACGGAAAATTTCcaaagtaaagaaagaaagaaagaaagaaaaaagacaaaaagaaagaaaaaattaagGTAAGAAAACCAAAGGGATTATCAACGAGGGTGAACTGTTTGCGGGGTGTTGGAATTTTATGGAATGTTGTCCAGGCGATTCGAGCAACGTGGTAAAGGCACCACACGATCTGAGCCGTAAGAAATGAAGTGGAGTGGAAGCACGAGTGGGATTGTACGCATGTACGGAAATGTCAAGTTGTTTTGAGACGGCCTCCTGTGGACGAGTTCTGTTTTGGCCACTTGTGGTCCGACTGGCATACAAAGCAGGATTCCATCCATGATCCCTCAGGGACGGTCATACATGCACAGGGTTGGTCTCAACACGGCTCGCCATAGGGATGATTCGCAAGCCGAACCTTCTGCCTTGAGCAACGTTTGCTGTGGTTGGCTGATGGTCCAGAGCATACTGGTAGGGAAACAGTCAACCAAGGTTGGAGAGTGCCAGTGAGATATCAATAATGGCTTTCGGAGGCCTCTGGCAGGCACTCGAGTAATGGTAACTCATAGAAACCAAATACCATCCATtattgatatgatatgaaCCTTCACCATCCTTTGGATCTATCCTACTCAAACAAGTGACAGGGCATCGTATGTACACGGGACAGATGGCCCCTTGCAGCAGGGAGCATTATTGCTGATAGAGACCGAGAACGGCATTTGAGGTCAGGGGAACGCGATTAGATAAGTCACAGATTCCCTTTAAGTTagttgtttgtttatttattaagaaATTGCTGGAAACGGAAAACCAGCATAGGAGGGGTCAAGTGCAGGAATATCTCAGCAATGAAGCACGGAATTAAAGGGATAGAGATAAgatatacagtacatacacaTGCCCATGATGTCAAAGTAGATGAAGCCCAGGAAAGTTTTCCCCCGTTGATCGCTGTCACCATTGTTGGATGATAGAATTAGAAATCTTCGGGCCCTGTCTGATCCGTCCATGCATGTACCGGACCAATGTAGGTACAGACGGCAGTTGGTCTATGCATCCAATGGATCAAAAGCTACCCCTGTTGGGCAGGCGAGAAAAGGAGAATGTCACTCGTCGCTGGTCGCAGCTATCAACCCCAATAGAGTTCAGTAGAGCAGGCTATCATTACTGCAATCAATGGGCCAAGGGTGCCAAGGTAACTTCCTGACTATTTCCCCCATTATTAGCGGACTAGCTCTGATTAGTAttgagtacggagtaagaaAAAATCTCttcgtttttttttttttttgtcttttctatCATTTCAGTTTTatggttttatttttgttcGCATACCGGGCAAACTTAGTTTCGTTATCTTTCGGACAGAATGGACGATAATGTTTTAAACATAATCTATTTGTGTAGCTGTCAGCTGAAACCAGCGGAGTTTAGTCGACAATGGCTTCCTTTTCAGAACCGATTTTGCCTCCGAACGACGTCACACATTCCAACGGTGTCAGTGGCTATGTCAGGTCGTTAACATGTCCGGAGAAATATCCTAAAACAATCCTAATTATAGAACCGAGTGGacttcttcattttttcaTCATTTATTCTCTCGCTAATCGCTATGGGAGACAGACATTTTTTCTTATCTAACACCGCTGAATGACCAAGAACACCAAGAGTCGCCGTAGATTGGAGTCCCGGTAATAAATAGTCGGGAGAACCGTTAGGCTTCCTTGATTGGGAGGGCGTTCCACCAGTAGTAGCCGGAGTTAGTGGTGCTGTCGGGATCATCAGTTCCCCCTATCTATCGAAAACTTCGGTGCACGGTTGGACAGTGGAGAGAGGTCAAGCAAGAAAAATTGCCGCAGATTGAAATTTGATTCTTGACATAGATTAACGTAGTTACTGTGTGTCTGACACTTGTAAAATTACTCCCACTTATCTTTGACACGGAGGATGAAATCGGCGTGCGTCTCCCGAGGGGGGGATTATAGGGATCAGGTGATATCGATGCCCTGATTCGAATTGGAGTTGTCTTAAGACAAAGATCCACGCGTCctgggaaggggaaactaCCATTGGCCCTGAAGGGGTTCCTGCGAACCAACGATGGTGATTGGAGTAAGACATGTTTAATTTGTGAGCAGAAGAATCATTATGGAAGCTAAGTGTCTCTTAGTGTCCACAAACTACTACGAGTAGTGTGGCTGTCTTGTCCGGACCTGCCAATCGGCAGCTTTTTCCCCGATAAGAAGACCCCATTGAGTTTTTCCTATGGCGGTGGGTCCGTTCCCGAGAAGGGTTCACTTCAGGTTCAAATCCAGggccctttttttttattatttatttatttattttttcactttctttcttttgtggcATGCACGGGACTGGAGACAAGGACACAAGCTAACCTTTCGTCCAGAACCTGGAAAGTATCGTACGTATCGTCAGTACCGTATGTAATGTTCACATCCAGGTTCCCAATTGACGATTCCGGAGATGTCTTCAACTTGTCTCTGTAGAACATTCCGGTGGCTGCAGAGAATAGTTTCTTATTCTTAAATAGAACTGTCAAGAtctagaaaacaagaaatcgTAAGAAGAGCCAGAGGTCTGACATCGTCTGGACATCTTTCGGGGATCAATTTCTTGGTCTGAATTGTAGGCGAAGAAGTAAGTAGGACTAATCCGGTGACCGTGCCATCAATCGTGGGGAAAAGTTCATCGTCTCGTGGCTCCTCCGTATTAATGGAAACGACCAATACAAGTGCAAGTCACTGACTAGTGAAGTGACATGGATTCATTTAAAGAACTTCCACCCCCGATCGACCTCTCCAGGAAAATCgtccctcctcctctccctaCTTTCGCTGGccctttcttgtcttcaagaATCCTTACTTGTCGACTCGTTTGGTGTTAAAATCCCCTTCAACGAGGACCCACGGAGATCTCGTTCGTTACCAGTTTCCCTCGTTTACTGactcctttcctcttctcggCGGCGATTTTGTCCCGCGGTCCTTCATTAACTGGCGTGTCCGTTGATTGGGTCTCCATCACCATATATTGTCCAATAATCTGTGATCCTGCGGCAGGTCTTATTTAATTGATTCCTCTCTCGCGCTCTCTTCGAACCCGTACAAGTTCGGTACGTTCCCTCGctttttctactttttcttttctcttttccccctgGGGTTCGATCTATATCTGCTGGTGCCGATAAGCTCCGGTGACGaggggaaaaagcaaaggaaattGTCAACCGAACTGGTGGCTAACGCCCACATTGTATCGCAAGCTGCAGTCTGCCGTATAAACGTCGATCACTGCATTTCCTTGTcactttaattatattatcgGCATTATGGTTCGCAtcgtttcttctctgctcCTGGCCTCTTTGGCCTCCACATTCGCTTGGGCCGACACTATCAAGTGCGACGCTAATAACCAATGTCCGGAGAAATACCCTTGCTGCTCGCGTGAGTTCTCTTCGCTATTTGAACATAGTGTAACGCTCGTGCTGACGTTTCTCCGTTAGAATATGGCGAGTGTGGAACTGGCGCTTACTGTCTCGGCGGCTGTGATCCCATGCAGTCGTTCAGTCTGGACTCCTGCATGGCCGAGCCGATTTGCAAAAGCAAGACCTACAAGTGGGACAACCTCGACAGTGCTGCGCTGAACACCAAGTATCTTGGCAACGCGTCGGCGGCCGACTGGGTCTACAGCGGTTTCCCCAAGGTTGAGGATGGCAACCTGATCCTCACCATGCCCAAGAACAGCGTGGGCACTTTGTTCGCAAACAACCACTACGTCTGGTATGGCAAGATCAAGGGTAAGGTAAAGAGTAGCCGTGGCAAAGGTGTCGTGTCTGCTTTTATCCTGCTCTCGGACGTTAAGGACGAAATTGATTTTGAGTTTGTCGGCTACGACTTGGATAACGTTCAAACCAACTACTACTGGCAGGGCGTCCTGGACTGTAAGTGATTCGTTTGCCCAGCGGTAGAATAGCTGACGCTGACGCTGACGCTTTTGCTTAGACAACAATGGCGGAAAGGCCCCCGCGGGCAGCAGCACTTTCGACGACTGGCATGAGTATGAAATTGACTGGAAGCCCGATGCCATCACCTGGTCAGTCGACGGAAACGTCAAGCGGACGTTGACCCGGGAATCCACCTGGAATGAAACCGCAAAGCGCTACCAATTCCCTCAGACTCCCTCGAGAATGCAGTTGTCTCTGTGGCCCGCCGGTCAGGCAAGCAATGCTGAAGGAACCATTGAGTGGGCCGGTGGTGAGATCGACTGGGACAGCGAGGACATCAAGGACAAGGGTTACTACTATGCCTCATTCGGAGAGATCACCGTTGAATGCTATGACCCTCCGTCAAACTCGGGAGATGGCAAGAAATCGTACATCCTTACTAACAAGGACGGCCTTGAGGGTTCTTTCAAGCTCAGTAACAACGACACGGTGCTCGCCTCTCTTGGTGCTACCGGCCTCGACCCCGATCTCGGCGCCagctcctcttcgtcctcgtcTTCGAGCGCGTCCACCAACAACAGCGTTCCTGAAAACCGCGGTGGCTCCGGTAATGAGCCTGGTGCAACTAGCTCCAACAGTACCAGCAGCAGTAGCGGTAGCAGTAGCAGCGGCAGCAGTGATTCTGGATTCAGCCAGGGAAGCAACAatgacagcaacaacagcaataACTCGAATGGTGCCGCCTCTGCGAACGAGCGGGTCATGAAGGGTTCCTTCTTCGCCGTCTTGGTCGCTGTCGTCGTGCTGGTCACTCTGTGAACCAGTCACTATTAGGGCCCTTGCCTTCATTCTTgaatattcttttctttcttttctttccttggGTATATAACAACACTTACCCCCCATTCCATGCCCACGCGGTTTTGGTGTGTTCTGTTAAATCTACCTTCTATCCATGGCGGTCCCTCACTCTTCATGTCTGTCGCCTTATACCAGTTAACTATTCTATTCTGATTGGATGTCTTTGATGCTTTTAATGACCGCGCGTGGCAATGCCGCAAACGGCGCATTGCATGCCGTTTGATACTCATTCTAATACCCTTGTTTGCGTTTTGATGCTAGTATATGTATTATTAATTGATTGGCTCGGTGTCGATGAGTATCGGATCAATGAATATAATTTCTTCACGGCATTCTACTTTGGTTGTATTAGATCTGCATGTTTtgtttactttcttttttatcttttctatgTTTCCCTTGACGGCAGGACTGCCTTTAAGCCCTTTCAACTACAACTACGACAGAACCTTTATCCCTGACTACCACCACAACAAACACAAATCATACTCATTGTTACTATACTCAAGATGAACACAATCCATCCAATTTCAAATAATCACCCAGACACAAAAGAACCATATCCCCACCAAATTATGTCTTCAAATACAAGCTTCATCCACCCAACCCCCCCACGTCACTAAACTCCCCATATCAATATACCTACCTATCTACCTATCCAACCTCCCACCAAAACCGCCCATCATCGAAACTCATACTCCACCCAAGCAACCCAGCCCtaaaagaacaaaaccaaatcccaccaccaccagccaCATCTACTACAAAATCCCCTAAAAAGgccagaaagaaagaagaaaagaaaagaagaaggaagaataatATGTGCTACTACATCAAAATAACCTACCTAGACTGTCCGCACACGAATTTCGAAATCGACCAACTATGCTATGAAGTCCTGAACCAGCTTCAACGGATCTACAATCCCCAGGAAAGTGAGGATGGTGTTCCCTTTGATGTGCCCGATTGTCGTCCTAATGTGGTTCATTTGGTGAATGGGGGCAATATAAGGGGTGAGAGGGTGAATGAGGGGAGTTGTTTTGAGTGCCTGCGGGGGTTGGTTGATAACTAGTCTTTGGGGTGGGTTGTATTTGTATTTTTcggttttttattttttgagGCTTTCTTTTAAGGTTGAGGGCGTGGGTTTTAGAGTTTGTTGgggtgtatgtatgtacttgtAGATAGGGGTTGGTCGTTTTGGGTTTAACGGTATTTTTCAGGGTTAATTTGTGATATGAAGTTTTATACTCCATACTACCTATTAAATGCCCAGCCATTGTTGATCTTTATAGGTCATAATATGTTTGTATTTCAAATCACATGGAGATATCAATCCTTTCACAATTTCACTAAACAGTATATCTATAGCAAAAGCCAAAACCAACATATATAGAACCCTAGATCAAGCCCAGAACGCCAATTCAAAGAACGCTAGATGAATTGTAGTATCTCAATGCAGCTCACCGCAGCCACATTCCCTCGTTTCCAAGTCCATGGAGCGCTTCTTGAATTCTCCATGGTAGGTATCCAAACCATCGGTGCGGACGGCCTCGCCCAAGGGGTCTCCCAACCAGCTGAGAgatgtggaggtggagggttCGACTTCAGGCTTCCATGTCCACTCGCTAGGAGTTTGAAGGCGCCTGGTGACGTCTTCTACGTCTACTTCAAGATAGTCGGAGAGGAAGGCTCCGACGTCTGTGTTCTCGTTGTTGCCCACCAGACGCCAGGCGTCtttggtggaggaggcgtAGATGTTCACGTCAACGGCTAAACCGGTTGTCAGCTTGTACGATTACTaacgagaagagaaggggaggggaaCATACCCGAATGTCCATGCGTGGACCAACCAATCTGCGCCCTACGACTGATGATATCGGCAAACACGTAGTTGTTCGTATAAGGCAGCTTGGGGTCAAGAAGATGGTCGATTTCCTCATCCGTCGCGTCGAAAACGCCCAGGGATTTCTCCAGGAGTTCGTGAACGAATTTGCGCTGAGACTTGGCATCCGGGTTCTTGGAGAGGTATTCCCTGAGCGTTGCACCGGCAAACTCAGAGGAATGGCTGGCGTTGGCCAGGACGCCTGGCAGCCATTTGTACTCCGGATAAGCGTCATGCAGCTGTCGAGCCGCGGCCAGACCGCCCGTTTCGTGATCAGAGGTACTAACCACTACTCCTGGGGTAGAGTCTTGCTCCAGGAACTCAAGGACGGCTGCGAAGGCCCGGTCGTAGGCTAGGACTTCGTGAACCTGTGCTGCGGGGTCGTTTCCGTGTCCGGCGTGGTCGATGCGGGAGCCTTCGATCATAATGAAGAAACCCTTGTCGCTGTCCGCGGTGGCTTGGCTGAGAGTCTTGAGTGCGGTACGGGTCATTTCTTCCAGGGATGGGTACACGCCATCCTGGCTGCGACGGTCAATTTCATAGGGAATATCCTTCTCCGCGAAGAGACCCAGGAGCGGCAGCTTGGCTTCCGAGCCGCCGTTCAGGGAATCGAAGGCCTTCCGGTCATTCAGGTAGTGGAAGCCCTTTTGGCCAGCGATCTCTATCAAGTCCCGGTCATCACCACGGCAGCTGCCTTCCGTTGAGTTGGGGAGGAAATGGCATCGTCCACCACCGAACATCAAATCCACCACACGGCCCAGCGGGTGTTCACCGATCTCCTGCTCCGCAATACGATCCTCATACCCGCGAAGGTTGACATGCGAAGCAAAACAGGCAGGGGTAGCATCCGTAATCCGAGTGGTAACGACCAAGCCGGTCTTATAACCAGCCAAGGCAGCGGCCTCAAGCACAGTTCCACAAGGCGAGTGGTCAGGCAGCACGGAGATAGCTCCATTGTAGCTCTTATGGGCACACGAGAAGGCAGTAGCACCGGCTGCCGAATCAGTGACAAGGCTGTTGCTGGACCTCGTTCTAGAAGTACCAATGATGTGGTCATCCAGCACGAGTGTCTGATCCACGGGCAGTCCCTCCGTGAATTGTCTATAGTTTCTGGTCATAGTCAAACTAGTGGGTCCCATTCCGTCGGAGACCATGAAGATCAAGTTCCGCTTGCCGGTCGGCTTGCCTCCGGGGCCCCAAGGTTGCTTCGCGCTATGGTTTTTGCTCGTCTCATGTTGGTAAACCACGGCGAGGACGATCACGGCAATGGTAGCAATGAACGCCCAGGAAAAGAGACCGACGTCTTTCCAGAAGGCCCATTTGCTGCGTTGCTGTTCACGGTGGGTGCGCTCGCCTGTTAGTAAGgcgtcctcttcttctgcatTCCGAATCGAGGAGTGGTCGGAGGAGGGGCGCGGAGCCAAAAGGGGCTCGTCTCGCGCCATGACTGACGAATTGCCTTCGAAGCTCAACTTAGAGGGTTAATTGCAATGGAAAGGGATCATAGACATCGAATAGAGGGTGTTATGAGAGTGAGGAGAAAGGGAGACGGTGAGGAGAGATCAGTTCAGGTGAGTTGGGGTATGGGCTTGGCACGGGGCTTTTGATACGTCACGTTGCCCCGGGGCCTGAAACTGCCGTATGCAGTTAGTCTCCTCTGCATAGTCGAACTATTGGTAGATCATTTATACATTACCGAGTCCGTGGGGTGAAATTCATGAGTGAAGAGTgagtatactccgtatatagCATATATTATTACACAATCCTACAGTTTTATACAGTTGTACAAGATCTCTCCGAAGATGAACATCTACCGTCCCTTCCACCCAATCGGAATCATAGCCGCCGCGATCTCAGACACTCCTCTTTCAGTCGCAAGCAGATTAAACTGCGCTGCGGCATTCCTAGTATCCAGAACCTCAACACGAACACCCAAGGAATTGATTTGTCTCCTTGTTTCAggggaaagaggaaacacAGAAGCGCCCATCCCAATAATCAAGAGGTCTGCCCGCAGCATTCAGTTAACAAAAGCTTCCTCGAGAAgaggaacagaaaaaaaagaaaggtgaAACCTACCCGGACGAGGCCATACGAGTCCCAAAAGTCCCCAGGCTTGTTCGTCAACCTCAAATTGGCCCTTCTTGTTCACCATAGCATTCTTTTCTCCACCCATCGCTGTCCACGGCCTCCATGAGAAAGCTTCGCCTCCAACAAGCAACAGACCATCGCCGTTTGTGAGCTTGAGGCCATTATCCAAATGAAATCCATTGTCCAGACAGGCATCAATAGCGGTAGTAGGTGCTGGGATGTTTCCGAGCACGTTCAGCGCAGCAAAGTCCGTTTGCGTATCCTCTGTTGACTGCGGACCCCGATCGCGGCTCGCTGGCTTCGCGGTGTGCGCGCGAGGTACCATCCGTACGGGCCGGGCATGGCTGCTATTGTTGCGGTATGTTTGTACGTGAGGAGTGATTCGAGAGATGGGAGATACTGAGCGGGTGTTCGCGCATAGTCGGTTGGTAACATTAGGAGCCGAGATGGATGTACGCAAAGCGCGGAGCAGTTGGGGTGATGGCGAGTGCATCGCGACGATGATGTAGATAAATTGATCTCTGGGAAATAAATGGTCTTGGTCTGTCGAATCGGGGCCTAATTGAAGGGGTCCGGTCAAGGGATCGAGAGCGAAGTAAATGCgagtggagatggagatttAATCTGGAGTTGCAATGATCGGTAGCCCGTGATGTAAACGCTACCTGCAAGCCTCAGGCAACAATGCTGAGTAAGGCCTAACAGTATTGATCATCATTGGTCCGTTCAAGTcaagtactactagtagatCCAGCCTAGTTGTTCACACCTCCATCATTCTTCAATATTGCACCTTGACAGTCAGGATAGCAAAGTGCAGCAGAAACTAATAGCGTTTACCATCAAATACATACATTGATAAGCACTCACTGTGTTAAGCCTGGTTAGATCCGTATGAGATACTACCCTCTAAATCTAATGCCGAATGTATCACCAACTGCCGCAGGAGATAAGTATTCACAAAGTAAGATTGGCACCAGATAACATTATTATACCGCTATAGAAACTTTTTCACCTGTTCCTTAAGCCTGTTATTACAATGCTGCCGCAGAAGCTCCGCCTCTTGTTTGAACGTCCAGTCATATATCTGGTCGTCTTTGAACCCTTCACGCCGAAACAGTCTCAGGAAGATCTCACGCAAATAGGTGTAGTCAGGTGTCGCCTTCAACAAGATATGCAGGAAGTATAAATTGAACGCTGATGGCAGGCCTTTGCAAAGCGTTTCGGTACGTATATTGCGCTTCATCTCAGCCACGGCTATCTGTCTCTCCAAGTCTGTACAGGCTGATGCCCAAAGTCTCTCCCACGGAAGGTGGCCTTTGAGGAAGCGAACGAGCACGTATCCTAGGCTTTCCATATCATCGCGGGGTGATTGTGCTAGATCTGATTATCAGCTTCGACTCAATATACAACAGAagcgaaagagagaaaagggtaGAAGCATACGCTTCGCATAATGCGCCCGCCAAGCAGCATATACCTCTGTCCCCTGCAAGCCCACGCCAATCCCAGGATTCTTCTCGCATTCACGCCTATCATGACGCTCCCGCTTCAAAATTTGACGGTCACTCAGTGCACTATACCTCTTGACAAAACCCAAATCAGCCACATAGACCCTATTCGCCTTCCTCCCAACTCCTATAAGAAGGTTCTCTGGCTTAATATCTCGGTGGACACAGTTTCTCGAATGAAGCTCCTGAAACCGACATATCAACTGATCTGCCAGCAATAGTACAGTCTTCAGGGAGAATCTGCGCCCACAGTCCCGCCACAGATGGGCCAGGCTGGGCCCCAGGAGTTCAATGGCCGTGGCATGGTATCGTTGATCTTGTCCTGCCCAGTAGAACTTCGGGACACCCATGAGTCCGGCTAGGTAGCGGTACCCATTGACCTCACGATGATACGATTTATGGCCCGATGGCTCATGATAGAGCTTTATGGCTAGTTCTTTTCCTGTGTGGTGGTCTCTGGCTTGAAGAGTTGTCAGGTTTGCAGAGCTCGTTTCTGTTGAGTTGGGCTGTACCTATGTATACACTGCCTTCGCTGCCGCCACTTATAGGGCGAATCAGCTCAAACCTGTTGTTGATGAACTTTTTCTGCGGTGGAGTCTATGTTAAGAGTAGTTCCTGGATGTGGAAAGGCTGACATACCACAAGCAGCGGTTTCATGGTGGAGGTTTGATAGGTTCTTGCATGGTGTTGTTTATGTGGAAGATAGGGCTGGGTACATAATTTATCATGCCTGGCATTTACTCGGGATTATGTCTCTTtgttgagaaagaatgggtTTGTTCTCATGGAATGGACCTGTTCCCTCTTTATAGCGTGATGCTTCAAAGCCGTGGCTGATACTGGCTCAAAGAGCATTATTTTGTCCTCTATTCCTCAGTACCAGCCTGATCAATGTATAGGGATGCATGATCCGTTCAACCAGCGGTCTTCTGCTGCAACTCACTGCAAGCCAGCAGCTTCATATCATAGACGCAATGCATAACCCCCGGTGCATAAGTCTTGACCTGTTCGACATGTCGGCATTCAGCCGATGCAATAGTATCCTGCAATCCAAGAGCTTCAGCCCGCAACCTCCCAAACTCGACGGTGatatcctccttcttctgctcgaTCTCGCGCAGGTCAACATTCTCATGCACATGGACCCAACCCCCCAACTGCGCATCCACCATCCTGCATGCATTCTCCCACGCATCAACAGACGTTGGAAGAAGCCCTAAATTGACATGACGAATGCGATTCCActcgcccttctcctccatcacaCGACGAATCTCCCCCAAAATCTCCGCCGCAAACCGATTATCCCCATGAAAGAGAACGACACGATCAGTATCCTTCAAACTACCCACCAAGTCCAACAATCCCTCACTCAATCCCCCATCCTCCCGGACTCTAACAACCCTACATCCCCAGCCATTCGCCTCACACCCCCGTCGAAGCCCCTCAACCGACCAGCCATTGATCTCCCACCCCCAAACCCGCCTCACCCCGCGTTTCAAATAcgaaaatacaaaatacCCAATCCCAGCATACATATCCACAACGCCCACGTCCGACACAGCCTGCCCGCCCAACTGGCCCACTTCCAGCCCCTCAAAAGGCGATGCCCCATGGCCCAGAACCCGCGCTTTCTCAGTGACGTTGCCACGGGAGAACATCGTATAAAGCGGCGCCCAGATCTGCACAATCCCATGATTCTGCATTGTGTGCACCCAGAACGCCCGTTCCAGGTCCTCGTCGCTCGGCTggccctcttcctcggcggagaaagaagcagtactagcagcagcaggaggaggagg
This DNA window, taken from Aspergillus flavus chromosome 5, complete sequence, encodes the following:
- a CDS encoding concanavalin A-like lectin/glucanase domain-containing protein, with protein sequence MVRIVSSLLLASLASTFAWADTIKCDANNQCPEKYPCCSQYGECGTGAYCLGGCDPMQSFSLDSCMAEPICKSKTYKWDNLDSAALNTKYLGNASAADWVYSGFPKVEDGNLILTMPKNSVGTLFANNHYVWYGKIKGKVKSSRGKGVVSAFILLSDVKDEIDFEFVGYDLDNVQTNYYWQGVLDYNNGGKAPAGSSTFDDWHEYEIDWKPDAITWSVDGNVKRTLTRESTWNETAKRYQFPQTPSRMQLSLWPAGQASNAEGTIEWAGGEIDWDSEDIKDKGYYYASFGEITVECYDPPSNSGDGKKSYILTNKDGLEGSFKLSNNDTVLASLGATGLDPDLGASSSSSSSSSASTNNSVPENRGGSGNEPGATSSNSTSSSSGSSSSGSSDSGFSQGSNNDSNNSNNSNGAASANERVMKGSFFAVLVAVVVLVTL
- a CDS encoding alkaline-phosphatase-like protein, which codes for MARDEPLLAPRPSSDHSSIRNAEEEDALLTGERTHREQQRSKWAFWKDVGLFSWAFIATIAVIVLAVVYQHETSKNHSAKQPWGPGGKPTGKRNLIFMVSDGMGPTSLTMTRNYRQFTEGLPVDQTLVLDDHIIGTSRTRSSNSLVTDSAAGATAFSCAHKSYNGAISVLPDHSPCGTVLEAAALAGYKTGLVVTTRITDATPACFASHVNLRGYEDRIAEQEIGEHPLGRVVDLMFGGGRCHFLPNSTEGSCRGDDRDLIEIAGQKGFHYLNDRKAFDSLNGGSEAKLPLLGLFAEKDIPYEIDRRSQDGVYPSLEEMTRTALKTLSQATADSDKGFFIMIEGSRIDHAGHGNDPAAQVHEVLAYDRAFAAVLEFLEQDSTPGVVVSTSDHETGGLAAARQLHDAYPEYKWLPGVLANASHSSEFAGATLREYLSKNPDAKSQRKFVHELLEKSLGVFDATDEEIDHLLDPKLPYTNNYVFADIISRRAQIGWSTHGHSAVDVNIYASSTKDAWRLVGNNENTDVGAFLSDYLEVDVEDVTRRLQTPSEWTWKPEVEPSTSTSLSWLGDPLGEAVRTDGLDTYHGEFKKRSMDLETRECGCGELH
- a CDS encoding uncharacterized protein (of unknown function-domain containing protein) yields the protein MHSPSPQLLRALRTSISAPNVTNRLCANTRSVSPISRITPHVQTYRNNSSHARPVRMVPRAHTAKPASRDRGPQSTEDTQTDFAALNVLGNIPAPTTAIDACLDNGFHLDNGLKLTNGDGLLLVGGEAFSWRPWTAMGGEKNAMVNKKGQFEVDEQAWGLLGLVWPRPDLLIIGMGASVFPLSPETRRQINSLGVRVEVLDTRNAAAQFNLLATERGVSEIAAAMIPIGWKGR
- a CDS encoding kinase-like domain-containing protein produces the protein MKPLLVKKFINNRFELIRPISGGSEGSVYIARDHHTGKELAIKLYHEPSGHKSYHREVNGYRYLAGLMGVPKFYWAGQDQRYHATAIELLGPSLAHLWRDCGRRFSLKTVLLLADQLICRFQELHSRNCVHRDIKPENLLIGVGRKANRVYVADLGFVKRYSALSDRQILKRERHDRRECEKNPGIGVGLQGTEVYAAWRAHYAKPQSPRDDMESLGYVLVRFLKGHLPWERLWASACTDLERQIAVAEMKRNIRTETLCKGLPSAFNLYFLHILLKATPDYTYLREIFLRLFRREGFKDDQIYDWTFKQEAELLRQHCNNRLKEQVKKFL
- a CDS encoding S-adenosyl-L-methionine-dependent methyltransferase (tRNA wybutosine-synthesizing protein), which encodes MNQETTTTTSSSQPPTTKKPSRHEKGSKKAPQKTFNPLQIGIQDFVTNNISPETLSQYGFSSETLHSSLPKRFTVYEPMLLLPVNAFSSPPAWSALYQSLTAPQQQTLYASLVKAFSRMGVTHVAINAPIALTDTQGQENRMRSPAGLVPLYGDFGPPPPAAASTASFSAEEEGQPSDEDLERAFWVHTMQNHGIVQIWAPLYTMFSRGNVTEKARVLGHGASPFEGLEVGQLGGQAVSDVGVVDMYAGIGYFVFSYLKRGVRRVWGWEINGWSVEGLRRGCEANGWGCRVVRVREDGGLSEGLLDLVGSLKDTDRVVLFHGDNRFAAEILGEIRRVMEEKGEWNRIRHVNLGLLPTSVDAWENACRMVDAQLGGWVHVHENVDLREIEQKKEDITVEFGRLRAEALGLQDTIASAECRHVEQVKTYAPGVMHCVYDMKLLACSELQQKTAG